A region from the Mya arenaria isolate MELC-2E11 chromosome 2, ASM2691426v1 genome encodes:
- the LOC128206459 gene encoding 26S proteasome non-ATPase regulatory subunit 12-like, whose translation MADTGNEDRVQKMEVDYSSTVDEKVPKCEKLAKQGKLSDALEILLAMEKQTRTGADTHSLSRVLETIVRLCFETKNWDALNDNIVLLTKKRGQIKQSVTKMIQEACTYVEKTPNLDIKLKLIDTLRTVTAGKIYVEIERARLTRTLAKIREDAGKISEAADILQELQVETFGSMEKKEKVEFILEQMRLCLAKKDFIRTQIISKKINTKFFEDAASTELKLKFYQLMIELDEHEGSYLSICRHYRAVFDTQEIKDSSEKAKEALRYVILYLVLSPFDNEQSDMIHRAEEEKMIQEMPKYKDLLKCFITNEIIQWKLFCQQFEAELKFGSPGNPATHVFNTKQEGGAKRWADLKNRVVEHNIRVMAKYYTRIRMKRMGELLDLADAEVEEFLSTLVVNKTVQAKIDRLEGIVNFTEQKDPNDILNDWSHNINTLMQLVNKTTHLITKEEMVHKLA comes from the exons ATGGCGGACACCGGTAACGAAGATCGTGTCCAGAAAATGGAAGTGGACTACAGTTCTACAGTGGACGAGAAAGTCCCGAAATGCGAAAAATTGGCAAAG CAAGGAAAACTTAGTGATGCATTGGAAATCCTTCTGGCAATGGAAAAGCAAACCAGAACA GGTGCAGACACACATTCCCTGAGCCGTGTGCTGGAGACCATTGTGAGGCTGTGTTTTGAAACAAAGAACTGGGATGCCCTCAATGACAACATTGTTCTTCTCACAAAGAAGAGAGGCCAAATCAAACAG TCTGTGACTAAGATGATACAGGAAGCATGCACCTATGTAGAAAAGACCCCAAACCTTGACATCAAGCTGAAACTCATTGATACCCTCCGGACAGTCACAGCTGGAAAG ATCTATGTTGAAATAGAGCGTGCGAGACTGACCCGAACCCTTGCTAAGATCCGGGAGGATGCTGGGAAGATTTCAGAGGCGGCAGACATTCTCCAGGAACTTCAG GTGGAGACATTCGGTTCTATGGAGAAGAAGGAAAAGGTTGAGTTTATCCTGGAACAGATGAGGCTGTGTCTCGCAAAGAAGGACTTCATCCGCACCCAGATCATCAGCAAGAAAATCAACACCAAGTTCTTTGAGGATGCAGCTTCCACA GAGTTGAAGTTGAAGTTTTACCAGCTGATGATTGAGCTAGATGAGCATGAGGGATCATACCTGTCCATTTGTCGCCACTACCGCGCCGTCTTCGATACTCAGGAAATCAAAGACAGTTCAGAAAAAGCAAAAGAG GCATTGCGGTATGTGATCCTGTACCTCGTCCTGTCTCCCTTCGACAATGAGCAATCTGACATGATACACAGAGCGGAAGAAGAAAAAATGATTCAAGAAATGCCCAAATATAA AGATCTGTTGAAGTGTTTCATCACCAACGAGATCATCCAGTGGAAGCTGTTCTGCCAGCAGTTCGAGGCTGAGCTCAAGTTTGGTTCCCCTGGCAACCCTGCCACACACGTGTTCAACACAAAACAGGAGGGTGGAGCAAAACGCTGGGCAGACCTCAAAAACAGGGTTGTAGAACAT AATATCCGCGTGATGGCGAAGTACTATACCAGGATTCGCATGAAGAGGATGGGTGAACTTCTTGACCTTGCGGATGCA GAAGTTGAGGAATTTCTGTCCACCCTAGTGGTCAACAAGACTGTCCAGGCTAAGATAGATCGACTAGAAGGCATTGTGAACTTCACAGAACAAAAGGACCCTAATGACATTCTAAATGACTGGTCACACAACATTAACACTCTCATGCAGCTTGTGAATAAAACTAcacatttgataacaaaagaaGAAATGGTTCACAAGTTAGCATAG